The Candidozyma auris chromosome 1, complete sequence genome includes a region encoding these proteins:
- a CDS encoding bifunctional triacylglycerol lipase/ester hydrolase — protein sequence MSLQTSQTEPFTTLYHRQPLREAKNPPLLVFIPGNPGLIDYYTKYLDLIAQQHRQYEILAISHAGYQTSDNYQRKDSVVYDLDYQVDHKCRVIRDHILATRGKAKEEVSFLCHSMGAYIMQRVSKKLVYDKEYSQYVDIKFVGLICPTLVDIAKSLSGQYFTKLFNWLPLVHVAVYLIFVLQWILPNSVAEAIIRKYVIAKPALSDKDSIEAWNNAVNATFKIYDSTRIVRQTIVMAKEELNKIHRDDEVNDWFFKELPLTGTKIWSFFAPFDYWVHDNSRDYILTRYHDALNEDVRFEVGENDTEEKKAINHSFCIDQSVEFAEITCAALSRS from the coding sequence ATGTCACTACAAACTTCGCAAACTGAGCCTTTCACCACTCTTTACCACAGGCAGCCTTTGAGAGAAGCGAAGAATCCGCCCTTGTTGGTTTTTATCCCCGGTAACCCCGGTCTCATCGACTACTACACTAAATATCTTGACCTTATCGCCCAACAGCACCGCCAATACGAGATTTTGGCAATCAGTCATGCTGGATATCAGACTTCCGACAATtaccaaagaaaagatcTGGTGGTGTATGACTTGGATTACCAAGTCGACCACAAATGTAGAGTGATCAGAGATCACATTCTTGCCACTCGGGGTAAGGCGAAAGAGGAAGTATCATTCTTATGCCACTCAATGGGAGCATATATTATGCAACGAGTATCCAAAAAACTTGTTTATGACAAGGAATACAGTCAGTACGTGGACATCAAGTTTGTGGGTCTCATCTGCCCTACATTGGTGGACATTGCAAAGTCATTGCTGGGCCAGtacttcaccaagttgttcaaTTGGCTTCCTTTGGTGCATGTGGCAGTATACCTTATATTCGTGTTGCAATGGATCTTACCCAACCTGGTTGCAGAGGCTATTATTCGTAAGTACGTCATTGCAAAGCCCGCTTTAAGCGATAAAGATCTGATTGAGGCTTGGAACAACGCTGTGAATGCAACGTTCAAGATATACGACTCGACGCGAATTGTTCGCCAGACTATAGTGATGGCGAAAgaggagctcaacaagatccACAGGGATGACGAAGTCAATGACTGGTTTTTTAAAGAACTCCCATTGACGGGGACAAAAATCTGGAGTTTCTTTGCCCCCTTTGATTACTGGGTCCACGACAACTCAAGAGACTATATCTTAACCAGGTACCACGATGCATTGAATGAGGATGTTCGTTTTGAAGTTGGCGAGAACGAtacagaagaaaagaaggcgATCAATCACAGTTTCTGCATAGACCAAAGCGTTGAGTTTGCCGAAATAACTTGTGCCGCATTGTCTAGAAGCTGA
- the IME2 gene encoding protein kinase IME2 has translation MSSEEFDVRYSMLSNNFLVIHRLGIGSFGQALLAKYKEKSSTMLDPDVSKVGTMMEPVCHSASSPHTRPRTNGLVAIKMMKSHLKRQSDYRKITEVNFIQSMPSHINLLQIHHIFIDSLSGKLCIVMEAMNQNLYSLIQKHGNKHMPPDVVKSMLAQLLNGIRHIHSQGYFHRDVKPENILVTPTVQYYGDADNVPIERKKDFYMVKLCDYGLARHFSNKKDLTPSRDYTQPIDIWAFACVAVEIVNSRPLFPGANEAEQIWHVLKCLGHPTDVDPDGEAFGGYWEEGRSLAENLGLYMPQTRGSSMQELIPKPEYSLLCSALRPCFLWNPDSRPTVFDLCHHPYFKGTILEEDPLHILSSTTESCKTTGDSPDTIYSTVGTSRSMDMLRDILQQKNTGYDVVSLRNSYLPEDEQHLSMVFGSKNTSFDATNSWVFEPEHDNEDVQNESEMLQVCPFEELSFDTDTSFCHRISC, from the exons ATGAGCTCAGAAGAGTTCGATGTGCGTTATCTGATGCTCCTGAACAACTTTCTCGTCATTCACCGTCTCGGTATAGGGTCGTTCGGTCAGGCCCTTTTGGCCAAGTATAAAGAAAAATCTTCCACGATGCTTGACCCAGACGTGTCAAAAGTCGGTACCATGATGGAGCCCGTGTGTCACTCGGCGTCGCTGCCACACACTAGGCCCCGCACCAACGGGTTGGTCGCcatcaaaatgatgaagagcCACCTCAAGCGGCAGTCCGACTACCGCAAAATCACTGAGGTCAATTTCATTCAAAGCATGCCTTCTCACATCAACTTGTTGCAGATCCACCACATTTTCATCGACAGCTTGAGCGGGAAGCTTTGCATCGTCATGGAAGCCATGAACCAGAATCTCTACCTGCTCATCCAGAAACATGGCAACAAGCACATGCCCCCAGATGTGGTGAAGTCAATGCTCGCCCAGCTCTTGAACGGCATTCGTCATATCCACTCCCAAGGTTATTTCCACAGGGACGTGAAGCCGGAGAACATCTTGGTCACTCCGACAGTGCAGTACTATGGCGACGCCGACAACGTGCCGATCGAGAGGAAAAAAGACTTCTACATGGTCAAGTTGTGTGACTACGGTCTTGCACGTCActtcagcaacaagaaagacCTCACCCC aCTGCGTGACTACACTCAGCCAATTGACATCTGGGCCTTCGCATGTGTGGCCGTGGAGATTGTCAACTCTCGTCCCTTGTTTCCCGGAGCGAACGAAGCAGAACAGATCTGGCATGTTCTCAAGTGTCTCGGTCACCCCACCGACGTTGATCCCGATGGCGAAGCCTTTGGTGGGTACTGGGAAGAAGGTAGGCTGCTCGCAGAAAATCTTGGTCTCTACATGCCTCAGACGCGTGGCCTGAGCATGCAAGAGCTCATTCCTAAACCAGAATACAGCCTCTTGTGTTCTGCGCTTCGTCCCTGCTTTTTGTGGAACCCTGACTCACGGCCCACTGTGTTTGATCTCTGCCACCATCCGTACTTCAAAGGCACTATCTTAGAAGAGGACCCGCTTCACATTTTGCTGTCTACTACCGAGTCCTGCAAAACCACTGGTGACAGCCCTGACACCATCTACTCGACGGTTGGCACAAGCAGGTCGATGGACATGCTTCGTGACATCTTACAGCAGAAAAATACGGGCTACGATGTGGTGAGTTTGAGAAATTCGTACTTGCCAGAGGATGAGCAGCATTTGAGCATGGTATTTGGATCAAAAAACACCTCCTTTGATGCCACTAACAGCTGGGTTTTTGAGCCTGAACATGACAACGAAGATGTTCAGAATGAATCGGAGATGCTTCAGGTTTGCCCATTTGAGGAATTGAGTTTCGACACCGATACGTCCTTTTGCCACCGAATCTCGTGTTGA
- a CDS encoding rRNA-processing protein UTP11 — protein MAKLVHNVQKKQHRERSQTSDRAKYGLLEKKKDYRLRAADYHKKQAALKALRQKATQYNPDEYYHAMTRKRTDDEGILITEREGESLSTQQVKLLKSQDLNYVRTMRLNESQKIEKLKNKLGFKAGGKHTVFVDNEESLESFKAEKFFDTDESMLERRENRLRLNQLETSERIMKEIEFDDKEKLDKQKLADYKLLKERMERERKLKEVEDRLETTKELMKKGAKKKLYDADGDVHFKWMNERKR, from the coding sequence ATGGCTAAGTTAGTGCACAATGTTCAGAAAAAGCAGCATAGAGAACGTTCGCAGACTCTGGATAGGGCAAAGTATGGCCTTCtagaaaaaaagaaggactATCGGCTAAGAGCTGCAGACTACCACAAGAAACAAGCTGCGCTCAAGGCTCTTAGACAAAAAGCTACACAATACAATCCTGATGAGTATTACCATGCTatgacaagaaaaagaacagACGATGAGGGCATTCTCATCACTGAAAGGGAAGGTGAGTCTCTTTCCACCCAACAAgtgaagcttctcaaaTCTCAAGACTTAAACTATGTAAGAACAATGCGATTAAATGAAAGTCAGAAGatcgagaagttgaaaaacaaGCTAGGCTTCAAAGCTGGCGGGAAACATACAGTCTTTGTTGATAATGAAGAGAGCCTTGAACTGTTCAAAGCCGAAAAGTTCTTTGATACGGATGAGAGCATGctagaaagaagagagaacaGACTCAGGTTAAATCAGCTCGAAACGAGCGAGCGTATCATGAAGGAGATAGAGTTTGAtgacaaagaaaaactcGACAAGCAAAAGCTAGCAGACTACAAGCTTTTAAAGGAGAGAATGGAGAGAGAGAGGAAACTCaaggaagttgaagataGACTAGAGACGACAAAAGAACTAATGAAGAAGGGtgcgaagaagaagttgtacGATGCTGATGGCGATGTGCATTTTAAGTGGATGAACGAAAGAAAACGTTGA
- the KTI12 gene encoding Kti12p codes for MPLITFTGLPCSGKSKWAKELVSELEKRIEAAKESNAPGHNYNIVYHSDESIGVNPESYKESATEKSARGAQMSAVKRDLSRSTFVILNSLSYIKGFRYQLFCEAKGVVTPHCVIHVVSSLDKCLERNKESGNKWSPELIEQLQMRYEEPREDARWDSPLFTLVTDYENETLPVDEIWDALVLKRPPPPNAATLVKPTSSNDFLQQLDTLTQNVITKILQHQQLSLGGQVVISKDLLIDLPVNKVSIAQLQRIRRTFISLNRMRQIEPDRITPLFVDYVNSSFDNE; via the coding sequence ATGCCTCTAATCACATTCACGGGCCTCCCCTGCTCAGGGAAATCAAAATGGGCCAAAGAACTCGTTAGCGAACTCGAAAAGAGAATTGAGGCTGCCAAGGAGTCAAACGCTCCAGGTCACAACTATAACATTGTATACCACTCAGATGAGAGCATCGGTGTAAATCCTGAATCTTATAAAGAGTCTGCCACCGAGAAAAGTGCGAGAGGAGCACAGATGTCTGCAGTCAAAAGAGACCTATCGAGATCGACCTTTGTTATTCTcaattctctttcttaCATCAAAGGTTTCCGCTACCAGCTCTTCTGCGAGGCCAAGGGCGTTGTCACACCTCACTGCGTTATTCACGTCGTGAGTTCTTTGGACAAATGCCTTGAAAGAAACAAGGAGAGTGGTAACAAATGGAGTCCGGAGTTAATTGAGCAACTTCAAATGAGGTACGAGGAACCTCGAGAAGACGCAAGGTGGGATTCTCCATTATTCACTTTGGTAACAGACTACGAGAATGAGACATTGCCAGTGGACGAAATTTGGGATGCTCTTGTCCTAAAGCGTCCACCTCCTCCCAATGCTGCTACATTGGTTAAGCCTACTTCCAGCAATGACTTCCTTCAGCAGTTAGATACACTCACCCAAAATGTCATTACCAAGATCTTGCAGCATCAGCAACTATCCTTGGGCGGCCAAGTGGTcatttcaaaagatttACTCATCGATCTTCCTGTGAATAAAGTGAGCATTGCTCAGCTTCAGAGAATCAGAAGAACGTTTATCTCTTTGAATCGAATGCGTCAGATCGAACCTGATCGGATTACTCCATTATTTGTTGACTACGTCAATTCATCCTTCGATAACGAATAA